AATAAAAAGTAAAAAAATTACATCTTGCATAACTTTTTAAAATAAAAACATGCTATAATGATTTTGTTAAATTTGGAAAAGGACCAGTTTTACTCGTTTAAAACTGGTCCTTTTTTAGGAAACGAGGATAGTGAGGTTGTTAGCGGGGAGATAGAAAATAGAGAACATAGCAAGACATCGAATGAAATTACATTGAAAAAGGGAGAGCTTGATACATGAAAAAACATGCAAAAGCAAAAAAAATCTTAGTGAGCCTAATAGCTATTATGCTATTTCTTTCACTAATACCTGGTTATGCACCAATGGCGGAGGAGACGTCAACCGGGGTAGCAGAACCAGAAAAGAAAGCGGGAGAACAAGCACCAACAGAAGTGAAAGACGAACGAACAGAAAATGAAGTGGTTTTTGATAATCACGACGGGAGCTTTACGAAACAAATCTTTGCGGATCCTATCAATATGGAAGTTGATGGCGAGATGAAACGCATCGATGCGAATGTGGAGAAAGAAGCAGATTCTGACATGATTGTTCCAAAACAAACTCCATTAGAATTAGGCTTCTTAGACAAAATGGAAGACGGCGCATATCAGAAACTAACAAAAGCTGGCGCAGAAGTTACTTTTCGCTTAAAAGGAGCACGTACAGGTGAAAATGAACAAGCAGTTACAGACCAACCAGCGACCTACAAAGAAAATGAAGTTACTTATGAAAATGTATTTCCTAAAACAGATTTACGTCATTTAACTTTTCCACAATCAGTAAAAGAAGACATCGTACTACATGAACCTAATCAAGTAGATACGTATGTTTATCAAATAGAAACAAAACTAGGTTTAGAGCTGGCAAAGAATGGCGATGTGCTATTCAAAAATAAATCCGGCGAAACAATGTATACGCTTCCGAAACCAGTTATGACAGATTCCAATGTCGGCGCTGAGACCGGGGAAGCAGCGTTATCCGAGAATGTTTCCTTTGAAGTGAAACAACTCACCAAAACAGTCTATGAGCTACAATTAAAAGTAGATACAGCATGGCTAAATGATGCCGCGCGCGAATATCCTGTCTATATTGATCCATCTGTCCGATTAGATGAAGTGTATAATGCCAACATCAATTCAGCAAAACCAACAGAAACCAATATCGGAAGCAAACTTTGGGATTCAGGCCAAAATGCTTACACGTTAAAACTTGGTAAATGGGACAATTCAACAGGAAATAATGCCGCCTATTTAAAAATGGACACGTCTACTTTAAATAAAGCGACGATTTCTAAAGCAACGCTAAAAGTGTATAACATTTGGCATATGTCCCCAACAGTTAAAAATGATCTTTGGTACTATGAATCTAATGCGAACTGGTCCCCATGGCAAGTGACATGGAATACAGCTCCTGCAACGACACGGATTGGAAGCGTCAATGTCGGTCGAGGTGAGTGGGCGAATTTAGATGTCACTAAAACAGTTCAAGCATGGGCAAGTGGCGTGCGACCAAATAACGGTTTCCGCCTAGCTACGAACATTGATCAAAACTATTGGAAAAAATTAGTAGCAAGTGAAAATAATAAAAACTATCCTTATCTAGAAGTAAATTATACGTATGCTCAACCGGAAAAACCTACTGTTAAAACGAATTCGAATGGAGTAGGAACTGGAACAGGTTACATGGATTTATCTTGGAAGGCTGTTCCTGGTGCAACGAGTTATAATATCGTTATTTCTAATGGATATAACTACGAATATATTAATACAAAAAGTACCGCAACCACTTGGAGCACTAAAGGGAAGAAAATTTTCCCAACAAATGACGAAATCGCTAATGGAGAATTCGAATTCCACCATGATGGCAAAGGAACCGAATTCGCTCTTGATCCGCGAGCGCAATATGAAAATGCGTTTCAAGCTGGAAGTACTTTTGGACTGCGCAATTTAACGCGCTATTTATTCAGAGTGCAAGCCGTTTTCCCGGGTGGAGAAAGTCCGAATTCCGACTTAGTATTTGCCTATATGCCAATCGAAAAACCACAACCCCCTGCTGCGAAAGCATATTCTAACTTAGCTCATAAAGAAACAGGATACGTGGAACTTAACTGGGAAAAGAGCCCAATGGCGGATGGCTATAAAGTACTTGTCTTCAATGGGAAAGTCTACGAAGAATACGATGTTGGCGCAGAAACAAAGTGGACCACCCAAAATAAAGGGATTTGGCCAACCAAAGAAGAAATTGCAGAAGGTAAATTCGCTCTTCATCATGACGGAAAAGGCGATGAACTAGCAAAAGATCCTTCTCCAGTTTATACCAATTCTGGCGGTAATTATAAAGAACGAACAAACTACTGGTTCCGAATTGTTGCGTACCAAAAAGCGGGAAATAACGCCACAAGTATTCAATCCGAACCAGCGACACCATCCCTTCCAGAAGTAGTAAATAAACAGCTAGGAATGGTAGATTACTGGACAAGTGTGCCGGTACGTGGCGGCGAAGTAAACGCTACAAATGGAAACTTTTTATTCCATGAAACAGATTTTAACTTAGAAGGCCGCGGCCCGAGCATCAATGTCGACCGTACTTTTAACAGCCAAGATGACGCAACAGGCATTTTTGGTAAAGGCTGGACAAGTACGCTTGAAGAGAAACTTATTGAAGAAGAAAACGGAAATATCGTATGGGTGGAATCGGACAAGAAAGTCCATCGTTTCACTAAAAAAGGTGATAAATACGAGGCTCCACCAGGCATTTACTCCGAGATTACTAAAAACGCAGATGGCTATTTGAAAATAGAAGAAGATAAGTCAGAAACGCGCTTTTTAGCTGATGGACGATTAAAATCCGAAAAAGATACAAAAGGCAATGAGTTAACTTATGAATATACAGACGGCAAACTAACAAGCATGCGCGACGCTTCCGGACGTACCGTGACTTTAGCGTATGAAGGCGAGCTCGTAAAAGAACTTGTCGGACCAGAAAATCGTAAAATCAGCTACACGTATAATGACAAACAAGAGCTAATCAGTTCATCCACGGCCCGCGGGAAAATATACCGCTATGGCTACACAGATGGCTTATTAACATCGATTTACGATCCAAAACATACAGAAGAAAAACCATACGAAACAACTTTTGCTTATGAAGAAGAGAAATTAACAGAAATAACCGATCCGGTCGGCAAAAAAACAACACTTTCTTATGACATGGAAGAGCAACAAACAACTTTGACAAACGAGAAAAAGAAGAAAACCATTTATTCCTACAATGACGCTGGAAATCCAAAGAAAGAAATTGTGGATGCAGATGGTCTCAAACTCACAACGACCTACACATATGAATCAAATAACCTAGTAAAAGAAGTGAATCCTAAGGGACAAGAAGAAACATACGCTTACGATGCAGATGGTAATATCACGCAAGCGACAGATGCTTATGGTACAGAATCATATACCTACAATGGAAATAACGATGTAACGAGCGCAACTGACACAGAAGGCCGCAAAACAACGGTTGCTTATGATGGAGCAGATGCGGTATCAGAAACACTTGCGACAGAATCTCAAGTATCCTCTGTAACACAGTATGACGCCTATGGAAATCCAATTCGAGGTAGTGGGGAACTTTCTTCAGCAGGTAACTTACTTCAAAACAGCGGCTTTGAAAAAGGAGCAGGAGTTTCTAACTGGACTCTTATTCAATGGGATGCAAAAGGAAGCATGACATTCGATAGCACTCAGTCAGCTCCAGGAACACTCGGCGGCAGCGGTTCCGTTAAACTAACAAGCGAAGCAAATTCTACCGTAAAAGGCTATTCATCCGTTACTCAACGCGTTGATGTAGAACCAGAAACAACGTATACATTTAGTGCCTGGATTAAAACATCCGGAATGACAAACGCCGATGCACTGCTCATTGGACGTTTACAAGATGCGAATGCAAAAGACATTACCGATGCTGGCGTATGGCAATCCAACCGTGCGACATCCATCAAAAAGAACGGCGGCTGGGTAAAACGCCAATTAACCTTTAAAACATCTAAAAACACGCGCCAAGTCTTGCTTTATTTAGACAACGAACAACCAGCTCCACATAAAGGAAAAGGAACAATTTGGTACGACAATGTTCAATTTGAAAAAGGTAGTGTTGCTTCCAGTTACAACCCGGTAGTCAACAGCAGTTTTGAAGAGCACAATGGAACGCTTCCGACTGGCTGGGCACGTTCAGGAAATACCGCACTTACACAAGCAAAAGTAGTAGATAATGAAGGCTACAGTGGTGATAGTGCCGTTTATTTTGAACGAAAAGCAACAAGTGAAGCCTATACACACATTGCCCAAGATGTGCCAGTAAATCAAAAAGAAGCCAAAGCATTAACAATTTCCGCACTATCCAAATCAGAAGATGCCAAATCAAACGGCTCAGTTGCTACGATGTCGAACGATTATTCTGTCTGGGGAACAATCAACTATCAAGATGGCACAACTTCTTCCGTACAAGGACAATTCCCGCTAGGAACCAACGACTGGAACCGAAGCGCAGTAGTAATTAAACCAACCAAACCAATCAAATCAGTTAAAGTTTACACCATGTTCCGCAATGGTTTAACAGGAAAAGCATGGTTTGACGACGTACGTGTCATAGAAGGCGAAGTATTAACAAAAAATGAATACGACGCTTCCGGCAACTACGTAACAGCCAGCTATGACGAAGAAGGCCGTAAAATCAGCTTTACTTACGACATTTACGGCAACAAAACATCCGAAACAGACGAAAAAGGCAACAAAAAAACATTAACTTATGATGCAGACAACGCGCTTATAGATACAAAACTAGCAAACGGCACATCTGTAGCCTATAAGTACGACGACAATGGCAACACCACCGAAAAAAATGTCACTGCATCCGGCAAAACGCAAAAAAATATCTATGAATATGACGTAGATAACAAAATTACCGCATTTACCGATGCGCTCAATCGCACAATCAAGTACGAATACGATGCAGCCGGTAATGAAACAAAAGCAATCATGCCAAATGGTCGCGTAACCGAAAGCACATACGATTCCGCTGACCGTATGGATGGCATCAAATGGAATGATAAACTAGCATTTAAATTCCAATACGATCCAAACGGCAACCAAACAAAAGTAACCGATGAAATTAACAGCATCGTAACCGACAAAACCTACGACGATGCCAACCGAATCACCAAAGTAGCCGAACGAGGTGGCGACGTAAGCTACACATACAAAGACAAACCAACAAAAGACAACAAAGGAAAAACAGACAAAGTCGGCGAAGTAGCCATTAACCACGGCGACTACACAGCAAAAACAAGCTACACATACAACGACTTAGACCGAAATACCCGCGTAAACGATGGAAGCAAAAACGCCTATTTCGAGTTTGACGAATTTGGAAACATCAACGTCTACACAGCAGGAAACGGCACCGCAGCCAACTACACCTACGATAGCACCCAAAAAGTCACCAACGCAGCTATTAGTAGTGCAAGCGGCACCCAAATTTTAGACGAAAACTACACCTATGACGCAGCAAGCAATCGCACAAGCATCGACAACAAACAAGACGGTAAAACAACCTACGAATACGATGCAGTTAACCAACTAACCAAAGAAACACTACCAGACGGCACCGTAAAAGCATACACATACGATGGCTTCGGAAACCGCACACAAGTAGCAATCAGCGGAAGCGAGACAAAAACAATTGCCGCAAGTTATAATGATGGTAATCAACTGGTTTCGTGGAACGGAGAAGCGCTGACGTATGACGCCAATGGTAACCGTACAAGCGATGGCAAGTACACGTATACATGGGATACCGGCGACCGTTTAAGCAGCATTACGAAAAAAGGTGAGAGCGAGCCGTTTACAAGTTATACGTACGATGATGATAACCGCCGCTTGTCGAAAACCGTTGATGGCGTGACGACGAATTATCATTATGACGGCGATAGTATTGATGTTCTGTATGAAACTGATGGGGATGGAAAAGTAGTTCGTCAGTATGTTTATTCGGATGATAATGTTCGTTTAGCGATGAAGATGAATGGTAAAACCCTCTATTATCACTATAATGCGCATGGCGATGTTATTGCACTCACAGATGAAGCAGGTAAGATTGTCGCTGAATATGCGTATGATGCTTGGGGAAATGTGCTGAAAAACACTGCCTCTACAGAAGAAGCCAAAGCGAATCCGTATGGTTATGCGGGATATACGTATGACAAGGAAATTGAACAATATTACTTGATGGCGCGTTATTACGAACCAGAGCAAGGCGTGTTTACCGCTTACGATCCAGACCCAGGCGATGAAGACGACCCGCAGACGATGAATGGGTATAATTATGCGAATAATAATCCGGTGATGATGTTTGATCCTGATGGTAATATGCCTTGGTGGGCTGCGGCAACTATAGGTGGTGCAATAGGAGGAGCAGCTAAGTATTATATAACAAATAAAATTCGAGGTAAGAAATCAACATGGAAAGGTGCAGGTAAAGCGGCTTTTAGAGGTGGTAGAGATGCATTGTATTGGACCACAGGTGCTAGGGTTTTTGGTCTTGCTGGTAAAGTAGGAACAATAGCTAAAGTATTCAAAAAGGGAACTAAAAATAGATCATTTAAAAAACAGGTAATTAAAAATATCAAGACAATAAAATATACAGTAAAAAGTAACTATAAATCCCTAAGAAAGAATTATAAGAAGCACTTGAGCACTAAATTAAATTTAAAATCAGGTAAGAGTTATAGGAAAATGGCAAAACGATATTATAATAAAATTAGAAGGAAAATGAGCTAATAACATAAAGCAGGAAAATAGTTATTTCCTGCTTTATATCTATAAGTTAGGAGGGGGATAAGGTGAATAAAAAAAATAAATCTTGGAAATATTTTAAGTTAAGTTTATGCTTTTTGCTAGTCGTAACGTTAATTGTATATTATTTATGGGAGTTGCCAGGGGCTCAATCTATTATAGAGGTTAGTGTAGGTTTCATCTTGCTTGCAAATATTTTTATGTTATTTGATTTAATTGAAAAAATGAATACAAATAACAAAATTCAAGGTTATCTTCAAACTGTTTGTATTAGTATGTTTGTAATAATAATTATAAGTTCATTTTTTTTATATTAAAGTTTAAGGAGAAATTAAATATGCCTGATGTATTAATCTTTCTGTTAATAACAAATGTAATAATTTTAATCTATTTCCAAGCGTTTTCAGATAATACCCCTAAAAAATACAGAAATACATATATAATAACCGTTTTTTTTATTGTTTTTATGATTTTTGGATTATATGAGTACTATGCTATTAAGGGATTGTTTAATTAGTAATTTATTGATAACTTTTTGATAAAGATTTAATACAAGTTATAACAACTAAGAAAAATGAAAAAAATAAAAATAGGTCGCATAATTTTAAAAATTGAAGCCTAGAAAAGATATAGAAATAGAGGATGGAATAATGGTAGAGTTTCCACCAGTTTTAGACACCACAGCAATAGAAATAATTTCAAATGAACTACTAAAACATAACGAAGGAGAAACCCATTGGATGCGAAACAATTGCTCCAAACATTAAAAAATACTCCAAATGAAACTCAAATGCTAAAAATTATACCCAAACTAGGCAAATACGCAAAAGGAAAAGCAGTCGAAAATGCGCTAGTCAGTCTATCAGAATCAAGTTCTGAAAAAATTCGAGCTGCTGCGATAGACGCTTTACTAACTAACTCTCATAAACGCATCAAGAACTTAGTAATGGCTCATATGTCTGATACAAAAGAAGTTAAAACAAAGTGTTTCGAGTATATGGGTTATCACAGAATGAAGCAAGCAGAACCAATTCTTTTAGCGCATTTAAATGACGTTGATCGTTGGGTTCGGTATTTTGCAGTTTTAAATCTTGGTGATTTGGGGGCTTATGACGTAATAGAGGGTGTAGAAAAACATTTAGAAAATGAAACCAGTGACGTGGTGAAATCTGGATGTTACTCCACCTCGGTATTATTAAGTGAGACGGAAGCTGAAAAGGATTGTTATGAACAAAAGCTAATCCAATTACTAAATTCATCTGATGAAGTAGCACGATATGTAACGATTAATAATTTAGCAGATCTAAAAAACCATCTCAAAAGAGAGCAAATAATTAATGCTTTTTATGCTCGCCTGCAAATTGAATCAGATGAAGAAAATATAACTACACTAAAAAACGCAATTCGGTCATTGAAATATTGGTGAGAATTAATTTGATAACCCGAAATAGGATGAAGTTCTTGGCTTTAAAGATGGAAAAGTACTAAATGAAAAACAACTGAATAATTTTCGGAAAATCCTGATTCAAGAGAAGGGGATAATCAATTGGAAAAAATGACACTGAAAAAGAAGACCTATGCTAACTTTAATAAAGAATTTGCTAAGGTATTTAATTCAGATAATTCCCTACCTGAAAATAT
The sequence above is drawn from the Listeria monocytogenes genome and encodes:
- a CDS encoding DNRLRE domain-containing protein, with amino-acid sequence MKKHAKAKKILVSLIAIMLFLSLIPGYAPMAEETSTGVAEPEKKAGEQAPTEVKDERTENEVVFDNHDGSFTKQIFADPINMEVDGEMKRIDANVEKEADSDMIVPKQTPLELGFLDKMEDGAYQKLTKAGAEVTFRLKGARTGENEQAVTDQPATYKENEVTYENVFPKTDLRHLTFPQSVKEDIVLHEPNQVDTYVYQIETKLGLELAKNGDVLFKNKSGETMYTLPKPVMTDSNVGAETGEAALSENVSFEVKQLTKTVYELQLKVDTAWLNDAAREYPVYIDPSVRLDEVYNANINSAKPTETNIGSKLWDSGQNAYTLKLGKWDNSTGNNAAYLKMDTSTLNKATISKATLKVYNIWHMSPTVKNDLWYYESNANWSPWQVTWNTAPATTRIGSVNVGRGEWANLDVTKTVQAWASGVRPNNGFRLATNIDQNYWKKLVASENNKNYPYLEVNYTYAQPEKPTVKTNSNGVGTGTGYMDLSWKAVPGATSYNIVISNGYNYEYINTKSTATTWSTKGKKIFPTNDEIANGEFEFHHDGKGTEFALDPRAQYENAFQAGSTFGLRNLTRYLFRVQAVFPGGESPNSDLVFAYMPIEKPQPPAAKAYSNLAHKETGYVELNWEKSPMADGYKVLVFNGKVYEEYDVGAETKWTTQNKGIWPTKEEIAEGKFALHHDGKGDELAKDPSPVYTNSGGNYKERTNYWFRIVAYQKAGNNATSIQSEPATPSLPEVVNKQLGMVDYWTSVPVRGGEVNATNGNFLFHETDFNLEGRGPSINVDRTFNSQDDATGIFGKGWTSTLEEKLIEEENGNIVWVESDKKVHRFTKKGDKYEAPPGIYSEITKNADGYLKIEEDKSETRFLADGRLKSEKDTKGNELTYEYTDGKLTSMRDASGRTVTLAYEGELVKELVGPENRKISYTYNDKQELISSSTARGKIYRYGYTDGLLTSIYDPKHTEEKPYETTFAYEEEKLTEITDPVGKKTTLSYDMEEQQTTLTNEKKKKTIYSYNDAGNPKKEIVDADGLKLTTTYTYESNNLVKEVNPKGQEETYAYDADGNITQATDAYGTESYTYNGNNDVTSATDTEGRKTTVAYDGADAVSETLATESQVSSVTQYDAYGNPIRGSGELSSAGNLLQNSGFEKGAGVSNWTLIQWDAKGSMTFDSTQSAPGTLGGSGSVKLTSEANSTVKGYSSVTQRVDVEPETTYTFSAWIKTSGMTNADALLIGRLQDANAKDITDAGVWQSNRATSIKKNGGWVKRQLTFKTSKNTRQVLLYLDNEQPAPHKGKGTIWYDNVQFEKGSVASSYNPVVNSSFEEHNGTLPTGWARSGNTALTQAKVVDNEGYSGDSAVYFERKATSEAYTHIAQDVPVNQKEAKALTISALSKSEDAKSNGSVATMSNDYSVWGTINYQDGTTSSVQGQFPLGTNDWNRSAVVIKPTKPIKSVKVYTMFRNGLTGKAWFDDVRVIEGEVLTKNEYDASGNYVTASYDEEGRKISFTYDIYGNKTSETDEKGNKKTLTYDADNALIDTKLANGTSVAYKYDDNGNTTEKNVTASGKTQKNIYEYDVDNKITAFTDALNRTIKYEYDAAGNETKAIMPNGRVTESTYDSADRMDGIKWNDKLAFKFQYDPNGNQTKVTDEINSIVTDKTYDDANRITKVAERGGDVSYTYKDKPTKDNKGKTDKVGEVAINHGDYTAKTSYTYNDLDRNTRVNDGSKNAYFEFDEFGNINVYTAGNGTAANYTYDSTQKVTNAAISSASGTQILDENYTYDAASNRTSIDNKQDGKTTYEYDAVNQLTKETLPDGTVKAYTYDGFGNRTQVAISGSETKTIAASYNDGNQLVSWNGEALTYDANGNRTSDGKYTYTWDTGDRLSSITKKGESEPFTSYTYDDDNRRLSKTVDGVTTNYHYDGDSIDVLYETDGDGKVVRQYVYSDDNVRLAMKMNGKTLYYHYNAHGDVIALTDEAGKIVAEYAYDAWGNVLKNTASTEEAKANPYGYAGYTYDKEIEQYYLMARYYEPEQGVFTAYDPDPGDEDDPQTMNGYNYANNNPVMMFDPDGNMPWWAAATIGGAIGGAAKYYITNKIRGKKSTWKGAGKAAFRGGRDALYWTTGARVFGLAGKVGTIAKVFKKGTKNRSFKKQVIKNIKTIKYTVKSNYKSLRKNYKKHLSTKLNLKSGKSYRKMAKRYYNKIRRKMS
- a CDS encoding HEAT repeat domain-containing protein; amino-acid sequence: MDAKQLLQTLKNTPNETQMLKIIPKLGKYAKGKAVENALVSLSESSSEKIRAAAIDALLTNSHKRIKNLVMAHMSDTKEVKTKCFEYMGYHRMKQAEPILLAHLNDVDRWVRYFAVLNLGDLGAYDVIEGVEKHLENETSDVVKSGCYSTSVLLSETEAEKDCYEQKLIQLLNSSDEVARYVTINNLADLKNHLKREQIINAFYARLQIESDEENITTLKNAIRSLKYW